A genomic stretch from ANME-2 cluster archaeon includes:
- a CDS encoding GxxExxY protein, with protein sequence MKPVTYSNYFHPRFIRMDDRRLYQGVLNYILKFFQPFKTFVFCSNQGGNYFADIIADQIILEIKSAEGLREENKAQLINYLKATDKEVGLLLNFGRNPEFKRLIFTNDRKE encoded by the coding sequence ATGAAGCCAGTTACGTATTCCAATTATTTTCACCCCCGTTTCATCAGAATGGATGACAGGAGATTGTATCAAGGCGTCCTTAATTACATTCTCAAATTCTTCCAGCCCTTCAAAACATTCGTTTTCTGCTCTAATCAAGGTGGAAACTATTTCGCAGATATTATTGCTGACCAGATAATCTTAGAGATTAAATCAGCTGAAGGTCTAAGAGAAGAAAATAAAGCTCAGTTGATTAATTACCTTAAAGCCACTGATAAAGAAGTTGGGCTATTATTAAATTTTGGTAGAAACCCGGAATTCAAAAGATTGATATTTACGAATGACAGGAAAGAATGA
- a CDS encoding transposase, whose protein sequence is MIQSPVIHSDETGVKIIGIRNWLHVACTANMTYYFSHPKRGFEAMDDMGILPNYNGVVVHDFWKSYYKYLCDHGLCDTHLLRELTNISENY, encoded by the coding sequence TTGATACAATCTCCTGTCATCCATTCTGATGAAACGGGGGTGAAAATAATTGGAATACGTAACTGGCTTCATGTAGCCTGCACTGCTAACATGACATATTATTTCTCTCACCCAAAAAGAGGTTTTGAAGCTATGGATGACATGGGTATTCTACCAAATTATAATGGTGTTGTAGTCCATGATTTCTGGAAATCGTACTACAAATATCTCTGTGATCATGGACTTTGTGACACCCACCTCTTGAGGGAATTAACGAACATCTCTGAAAATTATTAA
- a CDS encoding transposase, which translates to MEDLLLVIKGCVDETRETSDSLTPRQIKDFETMYDYITKMGLEENPLPLDLDTKPKKRGRKKQTKPKNLLDRFVGYKGDILRFMYDFEVPFDNNLAERDVRMMKVQQKISGTFRSVQGACSFCRIRGYISTVKKNELSVIDAIGAVFNGKPFVPFLDSV; encoded by the coding sequence ATGGAAGATTTGCTTCTTGTTATCAAAGGATGTGTGGATGAAACGCGAGAAACGTCTGATTCTTTGACGCCCAGGCAGATTAAAGATTTTGAAACGATGTATGACTACATCACCAAAATGGGACTGGAAGAAAATCCACTTCCTTTGGATTTGGATACAAAACCAAAGAAGCGTGGTAGAAAGAAACAGACCAAACCGAAAAATCTACTGGACCGATTTGTAGGCTATAAAGGCGATATTCTCAGGTTTATGTATGATTTTGAGGTCCCGTTTGATAATAATCTAGCAGAGAGGGATGTCAGAATGATGAAAGTACAGCAGAAAATATCAGGTACTTTCAGAAGTGTTCAGGGTGCATGTTCTTTTTGCCGCATTAGAGGGTACATTTCTACTGTGAAGAAAAATGAGCTTTCTGTTATTGATGCAATTGGAGCTGTTTTCAATGGAAAGCCATTTGTTCCATTTTTGGATAGTGTATAA
- a CDS encoding FAD-dependent oxidoreductase, with protein sequence MKFEATITDIITRTSDIKSFRFNRPPGFEYKAGQYIFIKLKVNGNMVSKPFTISSSPTEKDHIEFTKKLTGHDFSNVLNSIKIGELVGIEGPYGKMTFEVEHERIALLCGGIGITPMISICRYCTDKHLNNKITLVSSNKTEKDIIFKDELELMQQQNDHLKVIHTLTQPTDEWGGCSGRICEEIIVNEIFDHKNCIFYICGSPLMVASMVSILHALMIPDQQINIENFTGY encoded by the coding sequence ATGAAATTCGAAGCAACAATAACTGATATCATAACGCGCACATCTGATATTAAAAGCTTCAGGTTCAACAGACCACCCGGTTTTGAATACAAAGCAGGGCAGTATATATTTATCAAACTTAAAGTAAATGGAAATATGGTAAGTAAACCTTTCACTATCTCCAGCAGTCCAACTGAAAAAGATCATATTGAATTCACAAAGAAACTTACAGGTCATGATTTTTCCAATGTGCTTAATTCAATAAAAATAGGTGAATTAGTAGGTATTGAAGGTCCGTATGGAAAAATGACATTTGAAGTTGAACATGAGAGAATAGCACTGCTTTGCGGTGGTATCGGGATCACTCCCATGATAAGTATCTGCAGATACTGCACTGACAAACATCTGAATAACAAAATAACATTAGTAAGCAGTAATAAAACTGAAAAAGATATTATTTTTAAGGATGAACTGGAACTTATGCAGCAACAGAATGATCATCTGAAAGTCATACACACACTTACACAGCCTACCGATGAATGGGGGGGCTGCAGTGGCCGTATCTGTGAAGAGATAATAGTGAACGAGATTTTTGATCATAAGAACTGTATATTCTATATATGCGGGTCACCATTAATGGTTGCGTCCATGGTCTCGATATTACATGCTCTTATGATACCTGATCAACAGATAAATATAGAAAATTTCACAGGATATTGA
- a CDS encoding OsmC family protein, which yields MEKKFIFSNTLKWNGEYQASIFFGDKASFEFATPPEFHGPEGFISPEELFVASAHACCLTTFIAKTKKAGINLMFYESSAEGILEKVDGQLMFTKITVNSRIKTDSDKENVRKIVKQVEQSALVINSMKTNVTIEAIIEQ from the coding sequence ATGGAAAAAAAATTTATATTCTCAAATACATTGAAATGGAATGGCGAGTATCAAGCATCCATATTCTTTGGTGATAAGGCAAGTTTTGAATTTGCCACCCCACCTGAGTTTCATGGGCCAGAGGGGTTTATCAGTCCTGAAGAACTGTTTGTTGCATCTGCTCATGCATGTTGCCTGACAACATTTATTGCAAAGACAAAGAAAGCTGGCATCAATCTAATGTTTTATGAATCCAGCGCAGAAGGTATACTTGAAAAAGTGGATGGCCAGTTAATGTTCACAAAAATCACTGTAAATTCAAGAATAAAGACAGATAGTGATAAAGAAAACGTAAGAAAAATAGTTAAGCAGGTCGAACAAAGTGCACTTGTTATCAATTCCATGAAAACCAATGTCACAATAGAAGCCATCATCGAACAATAG
- a CDS encoding mechanosensitive ion channel family protein: MIDLGQEIPYMSITIFQVLTAIIILIVGLIVAKLITAVFKNQLGKTKLPELVVEFLARFLSSLLYVMVILIVVSVLGVEVGSVVLGLSAVIGLILGFGLQDTMTNLLAGVWLAALRPIDKGEVVTTNGETGTVDAVGMMATEILSFDNKFITIPNKLVWGSVIVNYTRMPTRRVDVDVGVSYGTDLDRAIPIAMDTMKKHSLVLGDPESIVVVKELADSSVNLQLRAWSKTADYWTVKGELTKGIFEAFKRDGIEIPFPQMDVHLKQQ, from the coding sequence ATTATAGACTTGGGACAAGAAATCCCATATATGAGTATAACCATTTTTCAGGTATTGACAGCGATTATCATCCTGATCGTTGGTTTGATAGTTGCAAAGCTAATCACCGCTGTTTTTAAGAATCAATTAGGGAAGACAAAGCTTCCGGAACTTGTTGTGGAATTTTTAGCCAGGTTCTTAAGTTCCCTGCTTTATGTTATGGTGATATTGATAGTGGTGAGTGTTCTGGGAGTTGAAGTTGGTTCTGTGGTGCTCGGTCTATCGGCAGTCATAGGTTTGATTTTAGGCTTTGGTCTGCAAGATACAATGACAAATTTATTAGCTGGTGTCTGGTTGGCTGCACTCAGGCCTATTGATAAGGGCGAAGTGGTAACAACTAATGGAGAGACCGGAACGGTTGATGCGGTCGGTATGATGGCGACCGAGATTCTGTCATTTGACAATAAATTCATAACAATCCCAAACAAGCTCGTCTGGGGAAGTGTAATCGTAAATTATACGAGGATGCCAACCAGAAGGGTGGATGTTGACGTCGGGGTAAGTTATGGAACCGACCTGGACAGAGCCATACCGATTGCGATGGATACAATGAAGAAACACTCGTTGGTTTTGGGAGACCCGGAATCTATAGTGGTCGTAAAAGAACTTGCGGACTCTTCAGTGAACCTGCAACTCCGTGCCTGGTCAAAAACAGCGGATTATTGGACTGTCAAAGGCGAACTGACCAAAGGAATCTTTGAGGCGTTCAAGAGAGATGGAATAGAAATACCGTTCCCACAGATGGATGTACATCTAAAGCAGCAGTGA
- a CDS encoding epoxyqueuosine reductase, which yields MNTNLKDEILNKCAQLDIPIVGIASVERWTLPLFEPWIPEAFYPRHIFPKASSVIVIGLPVSLPVIETTPSIYYHELYRTINILLDQYGYLLSSFLNMKGYPSVFVPRDGYGDINVLIERPTAFFSHKHAAYLAGLGSFGVNNTLLTKEYGPRVRFTSVFTSAKIPQDPLLEENLCTRCMNCVKCCPVGAINADDYPSGIIRKDLCARYSKKLLSRFISPCGICIKVCPVGNDRIHYGSEDVSMYDNIDKYPEYHNAWEHVRRYGGKKPK from the coding sequence ATGAATACAAATCTTAAAGATGAAATCCTGAATAAATGTGCTCAACTGGATATCCCTATAGTGGGAATAGCATCTGTTGAGCGTTGGACTCTACCCTTATTTGAGCCGTGGATACCTGAAGCATTTTATCCCCGGCATATTTTTCCAAAAGCATCTTCTGTCATCGTTATTGGCCTGCCTGTCAGCCTCCCTGTTATTGAGACCACCCCCTCCATCTATTATCATGAACTTTACCGCACTATTAATATCCTGCTTGATCAGTATGGGTACTTGCTATCCAGCTTTTTAAATATGAAGGGATACCCGTCAGTATTTGTTCCCAGGGATGGTTACGGGGATATCAATGTACTGATAGAAAGACCAACTGCCTTTTTCTCCCACAAGCATGCAGCTTACCTTGCCGGCCTTGGAAGTTTTGGAGTGAATAACACACTACTTACAAAGGAATACGGGCCAAGGGTCAGGTTCACGTCTGTCTTCACCTCAGCCAAAATACCCCAGGATCCACTATTGGAAGAGAACCTATGTACAAGGTGCATGAATTGTGTCAAATGCTGTCCGGTAGGTGCAATCAATGCAGATGATTATCCATCAGGGATCATACGAAAGGATCTGTGTGCCAGATATAGCAAGAAATTACTTAGCCGCTTTATATCGCCTTGCGGTATTTGTATCAAGGTGTGCCCGGTAGGAAATGATAGAATACATTATGGGAGTGAAGATGTTTCTATGTATGATAATATTGATAAGTATCCGGAATATCATAATGCATGGGAGCATGTGCGGCGGTATGGGGGGAAAAAACCTAAGTAG